In the genome of Palaemon carinicauda isolate YSFRI2023 chromosome 15, ASM3689809v2, whole genome shotgun sequence, one region contains:
- the LOC137654042 gene encoding dnaJ homolog subfamily C member 7-like, translated as MVSWLLAARPNFSEDGVVEDSFLHRLLSSIPVVGGFLTSWWDLRQCELKVRNLEQRLEMIREGLGPFLSYFVPGMDNTGAPMSVGYAWILACLALVGGGIFFKFLFSKKEKISDGKKKQNEILRNELTNKMTELERRIDELQEKLNERDLEIRESNDLSKKLEERTEEAEEERPVTRRNVLESEMDRCIHKEDFDSALVFLRVVLEDFDNVLECRAKELRCLMALGRWDEAQNVLDELPDEHKVNSDVKVESAILCASHCDFEEAERILDEVLKGCPNHPRALKGREFLQRQVLWNTIPSMIDNSEFDAVLETIARCQSLDSFFPWAQAELLQLKGNILCKLRRLDEACECFLSALAIDETDVETRLRLGLCYLLDGKYRDAIALFEQLDEEEQLEEDLVFYAEALERMERMGCPFQIVGVKTDASQKEIEKAYRKMALKYHPDKCHGSDIDQQEVHKIMQRIN; from the coding sequence ATGGTTTCGTGGCTTCTGGCAGCGAGACCCAACTTCTCCGAGGATGGGGTTGTTGAGGATTCTTTCCTCCATCGACTCTTGTCCTCTATCCCTGTGGTTGGGGGATTTCTGACATCTTGGTGGGATCTTCGGCAGTGTGAGCTGAAGGTTCGGAACTTGGAACAACGACTGGAAATGATCAGAGAGGGTCTTGGACCTTTTCTCTCCTACTTTGTCCCTGGAATGGATAACACTGGCGCTCCCATGAGCGTGGGATACGCCTGGATACTGGCTTGTTTGGCCTTGGTTGGAGGAGGTATATTTTTCaaattcttattttcaaagaaagagaaaattagcgatggcaaaaagaaacaaaatgaaatattacggAATGAATTGACGAACAAGATGACTGAACTCGAAAGGCGGATTGACGAACTTCAGGAAAAGCTGAATGAAAGAGATCTAGAAATTCGAGAATCCAATGACTTATCCAAAAAGCTGGAAGAACGAACagaagaagcagaagaggaaagACCAGTCACTCGTCGAAACGTCCTGGAATCTGAGATGGATCGGTGTATACACAAAGAAGACTTTGATTCGGCGTTGGTTTTCCTAAGAGTTGTCCTTGAAGATTTTGACAACGTGTTGGAATGCCGCGCGAAGGAGCTCAGATGCCTGATGGCACTGGGCAGATGGGATGAGGCCCAGAACGTTTTAGATGAGCTGCCAGATGAACACAAAGTAAACTCGGATGTAAAAGTGGAATCTGCCATACTTTGTGCAAGTCACTGTGACTTTGAGGAAGCTGAAAGGATTTTGGACGAAGTTCTGAAGGGATGCCCAAATCATCCTAGGGCACTCAAAGGACGGGAGTTCCTGCAGCGGCAGGTCTTATGGAATACGATTCCCTCAATGATAGACAACTCGGAATTTGATGCTGTCTTGGAAACAATTGCACGATGTCAGTCGCTAGACTCCTTCTTCCCCTGGGCTCAAGCAGAACTGCTTCAATTGAAAGGGAATATCTTGTGCAAGCTTCGACGGCTGGATGAAGCTTGTGAATGTTTCCTGAGTGCTCTTGCTATTGACGAGACAGATGTGGAAACTAGGTTAAGACTTGGTCTATGCTACTTACTAGATGGAAAATACAGAGATGCAATTGCTCTATTTGAGCAACTAGACGAAGAGGAACAGCTAGAAGAAGACTTGGTATTTTATGCCGAGGCATTGGAAAGAATGGAAAGAATGGGATGTCCGTTCCAAATCGTAGGTGTTAAAACAGACGCTTcccagaaggaaatagaaaaagcctACAGGAAAATGGCACTCAAGTACCATCCTGACAAGTGCCATGGGTCTGACATAGACCAACAGGAAGTACATAAGATCATGCAACGGATCAACTAG
- the LOC137654041 gene encoding putative uncharacterized protein ANP32CP translates to MRKEYDEVRKFVEDFAEELFENPMMQEWLDEDDLEEWDGSDEEYDYDVDEEYDFDSDDDYLIDEDNMLMDYSYEEYSKIDEEEEELDEEEGEFDEEEEEEEFDEFEEEIDEEEGEFDVEEEEEEEFDEFEEEIDEEEEDFEQEEEEE, encoded by the exons ATGAGGAAGGAATACGACGAAGTCAGAAAATTTGTTGAAGATTTTGCAGAGGAACTTTTCGAAAATCCCATGATGCAGGAATGGTTGGATGAAGACGATTTGGAGGAATGGGATGGTTCGGATGAGGAATATGATTACGATGTTGATGAAGAGTATGATTTTGACTCTGATGATGATTATCTAATTGATGAGGATAATATGTTAATGGATTATTCATATGAAGAATATTCAA aaatcgatgaggaggaggaagaactcgatgaggaggagggagaattcgatgaggaggaggaggaagaagaattcgATGAGTttgaggaagaaatcgatgaggaggagggagaattcgatgtggaggaggaggaggaagaagaattcgATGAGTttgaggaagaaatcgatgaggaggaggaggactttgagcaagaagaggaggaggagtaa
- the LOC137654040 gene encoding dnaJ homolog subfamily C member 7-like, with translation MTELERRIDELQEKLNERDLEIRESNDLSKNLEERTEEAEEERPVTRRNVLESEMDRCIHKEDFDSALVFLRVVLEDFDNVLECRAKELRCLMALGRWDEAQNVLDELPDEHKVNSDVKVESAILCASHCDFEEAERILDEVLKGCPNHPRALKGREFLQRQVLWNTIPSMIDNSEFDAVLETIARCQSLDSFFPWARAELLQLKGNILCKLRRLDEACECFLSALAIDETDVETRLRLGLCYLLDGKYRDAIALFEQLDEEEQLEEDLVFYAEALERMERMGCPFQIIGVKTDASQKEIEKAYRKMALKYHPDKCHGSDIDQQEVHKIMQRINYAKDLLTDNEMRKEYDEVRKFVEDFAEELFENPMMQEWLDEDDLEEWDGSDEEYDYDVDEEYDFDSDDDYLIDEDNMLMEYSYEEYSKIDEEEEELDEEEGEFDEEEEEEEFDEFEEEIDEEEGEFNVEEEEEEEFDEFEEEIDEEEEDFEQEEEEEE, from the exons ATGACTGAACTCGAAAGGCGGATTGACGAACTTCAGGAAAAGCTGAATGAAAGAGATCTAGAAATTCGAGAATCCAATGACTTATCCAAAAATCTGGAAGAACGAACggaagaagcagaagaggaaagACCAGTCACTCGTCGAAACGTCCTGGAATCTGAGATGGATCGGTGTATACACAAAGAAGACTTTGATTCGGCGTTGGTTTTCCTAAGAGTTGTCCTTGAAGATTTTGACAACGTGTTGGAATGCCGCGCGAAGGAGCTCAGATGCCTGATGGCACTGGGCAGATGGGATGAGGCCCAGAACGTTTTAGATGAGCTGCCAGATGAACACAAAGTAAACTCGGATGTAAAAGTGGAATCTGCCATACTTTGTGCAAGTCACTGTGACTTTGAGGAAGCTGAAAGGATTTTGGACGAAGTTCTGAAGGGATGCCCAAATCATCCTAGGGCACTAAAAGGACGGGAGTTCCTGCAGCGGCAGGTCTTATGGAATACGATTCCCTCAATGATAGACAACTCGGAATTTGATGCTGTCTTGGAAACAATTGCACGATGTCAGTCGCTAGACTCCTTCTTCCCCTGGGCTCGAGCAGAACTGCTTCAATTGAAAGGGAATATCTTGTGCAAGCTTCGACGGCTGGATGAAGCTTGTGAATGTTTCCTGAGTGCTCTTGCTATTGACGAGACAGATGTGGAAACTAGGTTAAGACTCGGTCTATGCTACTTACTAGATGGAAAATACAGAGATGCAATTGCTCTATTTGAGCAACTAGACGAAGAGGAACAGCTAGAAGAAGACTTGGTATTTTATGCCGAGGCATTGGAAAGAATGGAAAGAATGGGATGTCCGTTCCAAATCATAGGTGTTAAAACAGACGCTTcccagaaggaaatagaaaaagcctACAGGAAAATGGCACTCAAGTACCATCCTGACAAGTGCCATGGGTCTGACATAGACCAACAGGAAGTACATAAGATCATGCAACGGATCAACTACGCAAAAGATCTTTTAACCGACAACGAGATGAGGAAGGAATACGACGAAGTCAGAAAATTTGTTGAAGATTTTGCAGAGGAACTTTTCGAAAATCCCATGATGCAGGAATGGTTGGATGAAGACGATTTGGAGGAATGGGATGGTTCGGATGAGGAATATGATTACGATGTTGATGAGGAGTATGATTTTGACTCTGATGATGATTATCTAATTGATGAGGATAATATGTTAATGGAATATTCATATGAAGAATATTCAA aaatcgatgaggaggaggaagaactcgatgaggaggagggagaattcgatgaggaggaggaggaagaagaattcgATGAGTttgaggaagaaatcgatgaggaggagggagaattcaatgtggaggaggaggaggaagaagaattcgATGAGTttgaggaagaaatcgatgaggaggaggaggactttgagcaagaagaggaggaggaggagtaa